A region from the Palaemon carinicauda isolate YSFRI2023 chromosome 16, ASM3689809v2, whole genome shotgun sequence genome encodes:
- the LOC137655501 gene encoding paraneoplastic antigen Ma6E-like → MGREAFEPKPAAGDLPAAGDLPAAGDLPAAGDLPAAGDLPAAGDLPAAGDLPAAGDLPAAGDLPAAGDLPAAGDLPAAGDLPAAGDLPAAGDLPAAGDLPAAGDLPAAGDLPAAGDLPAAGDLPAAGDLPAAGDLPAAGDLPAAGDLPAAGDLPAAGDLPAAGDLPAAGDLPAAGDLPAAGDLPAAGDLPAAGDLPAAGDLPAAGDLPAAGDLPAAGKLPAAGGTPDDMRCSVLQCQEQVFLRS, encoded by the exons ATGGGCAGAGAGGCTTTTGAGCCAAA GCCGGCAGCCGGCGACCTGCCAGCAGCCGGCGACCTGCCAGCAGCCGGCGACCTGCCAGCAGCCGGCGACCTGCCAGCAGCCGGCGACCTGCCAGCAGCCGGCGACCTGCCAGCAGCCGGCGACCTGCCAGCAGCCGGCGACCTGCCAGCAGCCGGCGACCTGCCAGCAGCCGGCGACCTGCCAGCAGCCGGCGACCTGCCAGCAGCCGGCGACCTGCCAGCAGCCGGCGACCTGCCAGCAGCCGGCGACCTGCCAGCAGCCGGCGACCTGCCAGCAGCCGGCGACCTGCCAGCAGCCGGCGACCTGCCAGCAGCCGGCGACCTGCCAGCAGCCGGCGACCTGCCAGCAGCCGGCGACCTGCCAGCAGCCGGCGACCTGCCAGCAGCCGGCGACCTGCCAGCAGCCGGCGACCTGCCAGCAGCCGGCGACCTGCCAGCAGCCGGCGACCTGCCAGCAGCCGGCGACCTGCCAGCAGCCGGCGACCTGCCAGCAGCCGGCGACCTGCCAGCAGCCGGCGACCTGCCAGCAGCCGGCGACCTGCCAGCAGCCGGCGACCTGCCAGCAGCCGGCGACCTGCCAGCAGCCGGCGACCTGCCAGCAGCCGGCGACCTGCCAGCAGCCGGCAAGCTGCCAGCAGCCG GAGGAACCCCCGATGACATGCGTTGCAGTGTTCTGCAATGTCAAGAGCAAGTATTTTTACGATCATGa